The sequence ATCGTCCTCTGTTTCCGCCATTGTTGTCGGAGTAGGGAAGCTTCGAGTAGGTTATGGATCAAGTGATCCGTAAGCATCtttcggatcaagttgatccggaacATGCTTATTGATCACTTGATCCATAAACTACTCAAACATagtttacggatcaagtgatccgtaagcatgttccggatcaacttgatccgaaaGACGCTTACGgatcacttgatccgtaaactACTCAGACATagtttacggatcaagtgatcTGTAAGCATGttctggatcaacttgatccggaaaATGCTTACGAATCACTTGATCTCTAACAGTCACaacttcattttaaaaattgccAAATATTTGATACATTGTGAGTTCTTTTTGAAATTGGGAATTTTGGTTATTAGGATGACCTCTGAATGTAtggtaaatatttgataaatagtgTCACTTTGGAGAATATcaattgttttaatttgatttaatgcaAATATGTAATTGCCTTTTATGTATTACTTTGGTAGAAGAGTAAATATTGCCTATAATTTGGATCATTCTTATTAGATTGTTGTCACGATTTGTTTTGACTTTAGTCACAATTTGGTTGTAAATAATGAGATGTTGACATATAGATAAATAGTATAgattgattagcatgaattatgattatatatagatGTATCCTCTTTCAGGGAATTATCCTAATAGTATATattgattagcatgaattatgattatattgaGATGTTGGcaattttcttcatttaaaaaatttcaaaagacaCCTAGTGCTTGTCCGAAATTATCCAAATATTCCAAACCATATATTGCTACTAAAACTAGTCTTAttattacaaagataaaaatcacAACTAGAGAGAGCTGAAGTCAAGTAGGGCAACTTCTTAACAGATGTTATAGCAAACTcaagccttgtttgattctgcATTGTTTGCAGCAAGACATGGCAAACTTCAATTCGTGAGAAAGTTACGGAGTGTGAGAAGCAGCCCAAAAATTCATACCAACAGAAGGCTTGGtaaaatttcaatgttttagCATGACCAAATATCAGAGAAACATGACCAAAATATTCACAAATGGCAGTGGCATTATTCAACTCAACCATCTATCTGCTTAGCTAGTAGTTTCAATAGTAAATCAACTTTCTGACCCTGACTTGATATATACTAGTTTATGTGACTGTGTCAGTATGACGAATTATATCACAAGTGTGTGTGCTTGCGTGCATGTTGTTCTTCAAGAGTTACTGAGGTAAATTCCCTTGAATTTCAATGTCAACATAAACTTGTACAGGGCTATAATGTTGCCAATACGATAATGACTCGGTAGTCAACATCAAAATGTGGTCAATCTGAATATGCTGAACTAGCATATGAGAAAGTTTCTAAAATCCTAAAGTGACTTAACCATCCTTTCAATGATTTTAATCACTCATTTAACCATGCTTTCAATGATTTTAATAATTCTCATTTGTCATCTGGCTTTGGTGGGTTTGTGAGACTCACATGAAATTTGAGAGAATGAAATCAGTGATGGAATTTGCGGTACTCATTTGCATATCATAGTTAGGACCAGAGGATTAGGTTGTGCCTTAGGTCACGTTATTGGCAGAGGTGTGGGCCGAGGAGATCgtgatgattctgatgatgctccacagcgtCGAAGGCCTACCGCATCCGCACGGAGGCAGCGAGTCCCTATGACTGTGACGCACGATGAGCCAGTGGTCCCTGCGTCAGATGTAGAAGCTGACGTATTTCCGGATGACCCGATGGCACCAGATGATGTAGAGGACACTGGGGCAGACATTCCTGCAGACACAGGCACGCAGGCTGCTGAGGATGAGCATGAGGGATTTTCGGGTCGTCCGAGCGACCCATCCGTTCTTACCTAGTATGCGGATCACGTTGCTTGTAGCGTATGGACGAGagaggtatttataatatttatttttagttacttgttaattatactttatgattgaaattagttttcctttaaatgatgattttcacaaattttgcgttcctttatacttcaattcaggagcgtCCTGAGTTGAAGTTATCCTCTCACAGGAGGAAGGTCCATAGTTTAGGCAGGCCTGTCCCTGCGATTAAAGGACTAGTTGCTGGGACAAGACTAAGTCCTCTGATCGCGTGTTCAGTAGACACTGGCGATCGGGGACTATTGTCCTCGTTTGTCGAGCAGTGGCACCGGGAGACGTCTAGTTTCCATCTCCCTATGGGAGAGCTCACGAGCACGCTGGACGACGTCTCCTCGATTCTACATCTGCCCGTGGTTGGTGACTTGCACGTCTTTCAGCCCTTGCACGTGGATGATGCGGTTCAGATGCTGGTGGACTTATTGATGGTCTCTGCAGAGACTGCCAGGGCTAAGACAGGGCAGTGTCATGGACCGTACGTATGCCTGTAATGGGTACGTGATATATATGAGCGTCGATGCCAGGCAGGTCATTGGACAGCTGCGGCTCGCGCATATCTCCTTCATCTTCTGGGTTGCACtctgtttgctaacaagagtgcaacaaaTGTGCATGTTATGTATTTGGAGGTCCTTCGTGACCTCAGTCAGACCGGGAGGTATGCTTGGGGAGTGACTACTTTGGTGCATATGTACGACCAGCTGAACGATGCCTCTATCAGCAGCAGTCGACAACTTGACGGTTACATCACACTGCTGCAGGTAACAAACATGTTTTTCATTCGTTGAGGTTCAACAAtgttcaactttaaattttgttagactttcattattaatgtttatcaTTTTGATGTTACCTCTGTAGTGCTGGATTTACGAGCACTCTCCCTCAGTCGCGGAGTCCACTGCTGATCAGGACTACGACGAGGATTCCCCGCGTGCATGTAGGTATTGCAACGAAGAAGACCGTGAAGAGCATACGTATAGTGTCGTACAGGGAGCGCCTGGATCGACTCCGGATTCCGGATGTCTGTTGGATCCTATATGGGGAGCACTGACCGGTCCGGGACTTGCATTTGATTTCATGCTATTCTGGTCTCCTGCCCTGGGGTCCTGTTGTTGTTTATTACCGACCAGAGAGGGTCGTGCGGTAGTTTGGATACACACAGACCATTCCTGCTCCGCCTGTCGATTCATGGGTGTCATATGATGATATACACGACAGGTGGATGCACTACTCGGATCATATCGTTCCAGCAGGTGAGGTGTGCGCTGTGCCAGGTCAGTGTGCTAGTGACTACATGGACTGGTTCTTCTGCATCTCGCATCCTTTCATGACACCAGGCCACGCATCAGATCCTCTGCAGCCCCGAGTCGTCCCTCAGCCCCCACAGACAAATATCCCTCATGTGCCGGAGCCAGGAGCACCATCGACATCTGCGAGGCCCGCTGTGGAGGAGcctagacatgcagtggtaagtaatactaataatttatgtcatttacattaatatttttataataatttgtgtaatctgtttgttttgtatttaacaGGAAGTTTGCCATTGGATTGCTGAGAGGTTGGAGCGCCATCTGAGCCTAGGGGTGGTCACGCCAGGCTCATCGACACATGAGGTGATCGAAGAATGCCTCAGGATGGCCAGGAGTGTGACACAGGACCAACTAGCATATATTAGGTTTCGACGCAGGCGGCACACGGATTAGGTGtagtttatttacatattttatattcatattcgaTGTATGTACAAATATTGTACATGAACCCATTTCATTAGTaatgttggttttatttatttctagtagtaatgttagttttatttatttccattgatTGTGTATTCCCTTTGTCTAAAAACCTAGAATCGTATCTCATATTTTACATTTGTGTCTATATACACGCGTGTTATTAAAATGGTTTAGTTAACTTAGTTatagtatatgtaaattattataaatggtgtagttaacttagtttaccaactaataatcccaagcattttttttgcgcaattagttatttacatttggccttcacattcttgtttatgtgaaagctgcacaacaaatttgtgaATTCAGGGAATACatctttcactgcattcatcaatgcttgatctctgtcagtgacaataactccAGGGAGGACATCACGCTTTAAAAAAAGGCCTCAGAACCATTGTAAAGCCCAGACCAAATTATTAACGCGTTCACCCTTCACATATGCAAAACCAGTAGAGAATGACATCCCAGTcggtgtcaccccaacaaaatcgagcagtgggagtctgtaccggtttgttttgtaggtgctGTCTatcaaaaataacaaattacatgcgttgactaacttcactgaattagggtgacaccaaaagatatcatgaaccacgtcttcatcctttattctgtgccaatgaatatattgatcacGGTCAAGAAGGttcatcagatgttgcatttcaagatcgcttcctcttatggaagaacggaatgcacttcttgcattgtataccTGTTTAATGGTCGTAAAGTTattggcattgtgttccttcagagttagcagaatgtttcttggcttcaccatggacttcttcatatcagcaataagtgttttttcagctttagtcaatcgccccgcatatggatgtccaactaatgacttggccaattcatgattatgcactccacaaatcaacttcaccatccagccTTCTCCTCCAACCATTGGCTTGCaacgaagcttgaagggacacccacatttcctagtcccagtgtctcttctgataaattcttttttcctacacctatacttgccactcctttcacagccaattaacacaaacgtagtccttcctctactacctGTGTTTGTGTCCGACCTTAAAATCATCActacaaatccattttcatgagcCACAGATCAAGCCCACCGCAAAACATCCTCTCGACACTCAAACACCTACAAATAAATccacataatttaagttttctaccagtattcattttattaaatctgTGACAGACATTAACATTATAACCTGAGAAGTGTTGAATGCatccgaacaatcaacatgtggttcattcgcaCCACATGCTTCTgcattttcataatccatatcCACTCGTCCAAACATTATTTCATACATCCACTCATCTTTGTCCATCtaaccaaatcaaacaaaaaatggccatacaaaaaaattagtaatttaaaagaaaaaagggaaacTAAATTCAAAAAATAGCAAATGCCAAAAATAagtctcttacggatcaacttgatccgtaagttgatccgtaagagactTACGGATTAGGTTGATCCGTAAGTGATCCGTACGTCCGCGACAAATGAACCAGTGTCTGCGTACCTCGTTTGTCGCCGTCGACCATCGCAACGCACCTTCACCTTCACCGCACCTAACTGTTCACAACGAACCAACGAACCCGAGACAATTCAgcacaaaaaccaaaaaaacagaggaaaaaagtgaacaaaaatGGGGGCTGTGTgcatttctgaaaaaaaaaaacttttataaggaaaaaataagtcAGGGGCATTTTTGCCATTTCTAaattttgctgggtgcaccagcaaaaatgttgggtgcacctagcaacactctattttgtttttggtcgtGACTTTTTGGATCGGACTGATTTTTTGGGTTTTGTTGCTAAGCCAGGTAATTGTTACACACACCTCTCTTGTTTAATAATCTACCtccttttggttttaattttttcaaaaagacCCTTTTAATATTGCTCTTGCCTGCATTTAGATTCTAAACCAACACCCAATGGCAGagcttgaaataaaaatatgggggccctaaataaaatttaatattatattatatatctagAAATTAAGTTGTAacataaataatgttttaatgGCGACAACACACACTCATCAAAACCCTAGCCCCTCATCAACCACACACAAAAACCCTCTCAACCAACCCTACACCAAACACCAACCTGAAACCAAACAATGACCACCCAACACTCAAACCCACCTACCTTACTACTACAACAACCCCTTACCTAAACGTTAACCACCCTACAAACCCTAACCTTGATCGACCCACCCACTCAAACATAAGCCTCCTTGAACCTCATGCTCCCACCGACTCTACCATAACTACTTCTCCCAACCTCAACTCTGATAAATGTTTTTCAATGGTGGGGCCTAGCAGAGGAGCCTATCAAGGATCATTGTTGGATAGGTGATCTCAATAGCTTATGAGGGGggaggggtgaattaagttttaaaattttcactaacaaacttttaaccaccttctaaatgataggttCAGAATgtaaaagaagaagcaacaatcaatttaataatgttctttaaatatccaagacaaaattgattgcaataacataaatgagataagggaagagataaatgcaaactcgatttatactggttcggccacttcctgtgcttacgtccagtcctcaagcaacccacttgagattttccactatctctgtaaatcctttacagactttgaacacaccttcggatccctcacccttgtatTCAAAGATTCTCCAATAGACAACctgtctcttgattacaattctcacaatccaagagacaatcagtctcttgattacaactgactttctgagatgaacagaaagatttctctcatttagagtggatgatacaaattgaagttcctagaggaatttctctcttttagagatgatacaatttgaagttcctagatgaattctcaatagatttgcaagtgtttgcccaagagttgttgagagagcatttagcaatgaagttctcttggaatatctctctcttactt comes from Glycine soja cultivar W05 chromosome 20, ASM419377v2, whole genome shotgun sequence and encodes:
- the LOC114401846 gene encoding uncharacterized protein LOC114401846, whose product is MTVTHDEPVVPASDVEADVFPDDPMAPDDVEDTGADIPADTGTQAAEDEHEGFSGRPSDPSERPELKLSSHRRKVHSLGRPVPAIKGLVAGTRLSPLIACSVDTGDRGLLSSFVEQWHRETSSFHLPMGELTSTLDDVSSILHLPVVGDLHVFQPLHVDDAVQMLVDLLMAGHWTAAARAYLLHLLGCTLFANKSATNVHVMYLEVLRDLSQTGRYAWGVTTLVHMYDQLNDASISSSRQLDGYITLLQCWIYEHSPSVAESTADQDYDEDSPRACRYCNEEDREEHTYSVVQGAPGSTPDSGCLLDPIWGALTGPGLAFDFMLFWSPALGWMHYSDHIVPAGEVCAVPGQCASDYMDWFFCISHPFMTPGHASDPLQPRVVPQPPQTNIPHVPEPGAPSTSARPAVEEPRHAVEVCHWIAERLERHLSLGVVTPGSSTHEVIEECLRMARSVTQDQLAYIRFRRRRHTD